ATTTTCAGAACAGCTGATGGTAATTGCTCTATCATGGGAGTCCTTATTTTCATCTACTTCATTCTCAGATCTACCATAAATTCACTCTTTTTTCATTTAAGCTGAGAACTTGTGAAATATGCTCCTGTGCATATTATATTGTGTCTGTTTCCTTTCATGCTGCTATGTATACCTTTCAGGTGCTAGTCTTGTCTCTTGTGCACTGTCACATGCAAACTTTGGAAAtggaaaaaatagaaataacATTTCTAGTTAATTTCATTTGTCTTCTTCTAGCATTTCCATATTGTTTGCAAAAGTAGCTAGTGTAATGTCCCATCGCTGCGTTCTGTGTATTGTGATCCACCACATGGCACCATGCCATTAGCCCATTACACCCCCCAATAAGTTAGTTATCACTTAAGGAAAATAGTGCAGTGAGAAGGGTTAATATCTTGCTTGGACATTACTACATTAGGAACGTATAAGATCTTCATGAATCTTGATGTTGATCCCACATGCGCTGAGGTTTGCCTTCGTTATGTTTACAACCAAGACTGGGCTTTATGGTGGGCCCCACTTAAAAAAAAACCCCATGGCCACATGCAGCCCCGCCATGGCGACAGCAGGAGCCTTCCTATGGTAACACGGGCAAACATCCCTGCCATGGTTTCATTTGTTTATCCCTTGACGGCGGGTCTCAAACTTTAGGCTAGTCATTAGTGTATTTCATTTAAGACCGGTGCTTATTATGCATTCGGTCGACTTCGATAATGCCAACTTATCCTTAAGACCCCTGCTTTTCACACAGTACTGGTGCCCCATATGTTTGGTGCAACACTGCTCTTATATTTAAGCACAAGGAATAAGCTTACAATGCAGAGATTTAACAAATGTAGCACTAGTATTTTGTTGTGCATTATAGTTGATATGAGACGTTTGATTCAACTGCAGGTCTGGCTTCACTTCTGCTGTGGCTCCGGCAAGCAATTGGAGCTGAATACATGACAGTGGTTTCAGAATGAAGTAGGTACGAATGTTACTGCAGTAGGGTTTCTCTAAACTCTCATGGTGAACCATGAATAGTCTGACGGCCTCCTCTGGAGAATTTTGGAAGGTTCTCCTGTATGCGGTTGGTCTTAATGAACCTTCATTACAACTATATGGGTGCTAGACGTCTTTGTTTAATTTAAGCtaagcttgacagtgcttgaaACTTTCAATGCATTACAAATATGGGGAATTGCGTTGACAAAACTATTCCATTGGACTCTGTCTTATGCTTGATAATGGCATTAGGAGTTATATAGGTTTGTTATCTTCCTTAGATCTCTCAGCCATGTCAAGTGTTCCAACTGAACAGAATGACAGTTGCTTCAGTATGGCTAGAAGAAAGCGCAGGAAGCACTGCAAATCAATCTGATACCCTGATTTGTGATGTAAATTATCAAGGAGGTCGATTTCATGACAACACGTGACAGCATTTTTATGGTCGGATCTGTTGAATTTGCAATTTCAGCTGGGAAACCGATCAGTTGTATGAGACGATGACATTCTCCGCGAAGTTGGTCCTTTTTGGCCCCTTGAGTTATTTGGCTGACCTTCCAGCATTTCGATGTTGCCATGGTGCATCGTTTCCTTCACGCCCTTTCAGTCTTCAGCTTTGAAAGAGGAGCTTTGCATACCAGGCATGGAGCATGAAACAGGAGCTTGGCAGTTGCAGCCTGCAGCTGCAGGACATCTGTACTTCTGTAGCACCTGATCGTaagctgtgtttagatccccagAATTTGacttaaaattctaaaattcccatcacatcgaatcattAAATGTACCAAAAGATGTATACATGGAGTAtaaaatgtaggtaaataaaataactaatttcacagtttagatgtacatttcgagacgaatcttttaagcctagttacCCCATAgtaggataatatttaccacaaacaaacaaaaagtgttACAGTATTTTTCAGTTTGAAACGGTGCCAATTTTCAGGATCTAACACAGCCTACGGAGTGCGGATTTTGCTGATGTCCACACTAGCAGTTAGCCTGCAGTTCGCAGTGAACAGCTGGGGCATCGTTCTTCTGTGGTTGCCGTCTGCCCATCATGGTCAAGGTTGCAAGGACCTGAAACGGGCAGGTCCACGCCACGCAGCTGGCGAACACCATCCGCATCCAGGCTCATGAAACGGTCAGGCGCTTCTTGCACCGGCGGATGGCTGCCGCGGGGAAAACGCCACGGAACTCCCGGTTTCTCAACACTCCGGCACTTCACCTTCCGAGAAGATCACCAAACGTTCTGACGCCCGAGGTCCAGGCACCGGCGCGCCAGCCGCTAGATAgcacgacggcgccggcgccgcgaggTGCGTGAGCTACGGTGCTGAAAAGGTCAAGTAAACAGGTGCTGGTTCCTCCTTTTGTCCCGCTTTGTATGTAACCGGTGGTTTTGGGTGCCGGCCAGCAGAAACGCCAGATCCTCGCGTTGGGAACGGGAAGGATTTTCTTGGCTTCCCACACCACGCACTGCCTTGCGCGCCAGCCGAGCTGCGTGTTTTTTGGTTGGTCACCACGAGCAATGTCCTCTGTTTCCAATTTTGATCTGTCCTGACGTCCTGTGCGGATCTCACTGCCAATCCAACTTGTTGCATCGCATCCCCACTGTGCATTCGCGCCGGGAATGCATGCCATTGCCATGCCCCTCGGTTCCAGCAGCTTGCTGCTACCTCCGTTCCTTGCCGCTTCAGCTCCAACAATGGCCGCAGCAAATCGGTGCATGGACTAGACCTGATCACGGGCCACCCGACCCGATAAACCCGACCCAATTCGTCCGAAAAAAACTCGACTCGACCAAGTGACGGGTCGGATACGGACCGAAATATTTGACCCGAAACACGAAAAAACCATTTCTAACCCGAAAATTACACACAAAATtgcggggcaacccgaatctgaCCCGACCCAATCATGTCATGGGTCGGGCATGGGCCAACAttttttgacccgaaacccgaagtgatccgacccgaacccgatctGACCGGACAGATGATCAGATCTAGCATGGGCTGTGTTTGGTTTCCCTGTCATACCTATCGCACACgattcccaaaaaaaaatctcacatgcatggagtactaaacgaagtttatttgcaaaactttttcacggatgggtgtaatttttcacgacgaatctaatgatagtaattaatcgatgattatctatagtggtgctacagtaaccatcatctaatcgtgcggtcaaaagcctcattaagttcgtctcgcgaagtagcgcagggttgtggagttagttttataaattgcctttatttagtacccttaattattggtcaaaatttttgtgccaCATGTGCTATTTCGAACCAAACAGGGCATGGACTGATGGAACTGTGACGAAACAGTGCGCCGCGAGTTGACTCCAGCTGCGCCCCAGCAGATGCAGAAAGGGACGGGCTGCGAATAGTGGTAGCAGTTCATGCCCATGCGCGTGCCCTGATTTGAACGGTGAATTGCacggagttttttttttacagcAAGTAGCAGCAGCCGCACACCCACAGCCCGCAGGAGGCAAAGGCGTACGCACGCGGCACCAGGCTCCAGGCAGGTCCCGGCGCCCGCGTACAAACCACGAGCCGGTGGATGGATCCGGACTCCGGAGCCCACGTCCGTGTCGGCCCATCTGGGCCATCCATCCATCCTCCGCTCCGCTCCTCCACTCGCTCCGCCGCATCCACGGCCGCGCCGCGTCACCGCTCCTCCCCCCGTCCCCGTACCGCACCGCCACGGCACCACCGCATCTGGCCTGGCCGGCCCGCCTCCCCCATTCCCTCTTCTTTACTTCGAGGTAGCATAGCAAGCGAGGCGCCTCGCTTACCGCCCCatcgccccgctgccgccgccaccgccaccgccatccaATACTCCACTCCACCGCCCGATCCGGCATTGCGCGATGGCGCTGCTGATGCGGCCGCGCTGCTGCCACTACCCcgtcctgcttccgctgctgctggtggctgcggcggcggcggcggcgggcgccgacgaggacgccggCGGTAGGGGAGCGGAGCGTACCTACATCGTGCGGGTGGACGCGGACGCCAAGCCGTCGGTGTACCCGACCCACGCGCACTGGTacgaggcggcggtgctggcggcgacggccggggACGGCGCGGGGGGCTGGCCGGAGGGGGGCCCGCTGATCCACACCTACTCGGCCGCCTTCCACGGCTTCTCCGCGCGGatgtcccccgccgccgccgccgcgctggcctCCGCCCCCGGGGTGGCGGCCGTAGTGCCCGAGCGCGTGCGCCGCCTCGCCACCACGCGCTCCCCGAGGTTCCTCGGCCTGCTCTCCTCCCCGCCCTCCGCGCTGCTGGCCGACTCCGACTTCGGGGCCGACCTCGTCATCGCCATCGTCGACACCGGCATCTCCCCCGCGCACCGCAGCTTCCACGACCGCGGCCTGGGCCCCATcccggcgcggtggcgcggggTGTGCGCGTCGGGGCCCGGGTTCCCGCCGGCCTCCTGCAACCGCAAGCTCGTCGGCGCGCGTTTCTTCTCCAAGGGGTACGAGGCCACCTCGGGGCGGATGAACGAGACCGCCGAGGTCAGGTCCCCGCTCGACACCGACGGCCACGGGACGCACACGGCGTCCATCGCCGCGGGGAGGTACGTGTTCCCGGCCTCCACGCTCGGGTACGCGCGCGGTGTGGCGGCCGGGATGGCGCCCAAGGCGCGCCTGGCCGCGTACAAGGTGTGCTGGGTCGGCGGGTGCTTCGACTCCGACATCCTCGCGGCCTTCGACGCGGCTGTTGCAGACGGCGTCGATGTGGTCTCCCTCAGcgtcggcggcgtggtcgtcccGTACTACCTCGACGCCATTGCCATTGGGGCGTTCGGCGCAACCGAGGCCGGGATCATGGTGTCGGCTTCCGCCGGCAACGGCGGCCCCGGCGGGCTCACCGTGACCAATGTGGCGCCCTGGATGGCCACTGTCGGGGCCGGGTCGATGGACCGAGCTTTCCCGGCCAACGTGCGGCTCGGCGACGGCCAGGTGCTCGACGGCGTCAGCGTGTACGGGGGTCCCGTGCTCGAGCCTGGCAAGATGTACGAGCTGGTGTACGCGGGGGccagcggcagcggaggcggcggcgcgtcctCGTCCGCGGCCGACGGGTACTCGGCGTCGATGTGCCTGGACGGGTCGCTGGACCCGGCCGCGGTGCGCGGCAAGATCGTGGTGTGCGACCGCGGCGTGAACTCGCGCGCCGCCAAGGGGGACGTGGTCCGCCGCGCGGGCGCCGTCGGGATGGTGCTGGCCAACGGGGCGTTCGACGGCGAGGGCCTCGTCGCCGACTACCACGTCCTGCCGGCGACCGCCgtcggcgcggccgcgggcgaGAAGCTCCGCAAGTACATCGCGTCATCCACCAAGCAGAGGCCGGCCACGGGCACCATCGTGTTCGAAGGCACCCACCTCGGCGTGCACCCGGCGCCGGTGGTGGCCGCGTTCTCGGCTCGTGGCCCGAACCCGCAGTCCCCGGAGATCCTCAAGCCGGACCTGATAGCCCCCGGCCTGAACATCCTCGCCGCGTGGCCCAGCGGCGTGGGCCCGGCCGGCATTCCCTCCGACACCCGGCGCACCGAGTTCAACATCCTCTCGGGCACCTCCATGGCGTGCCCGCACGTGTCCGGCCTCGCCGCGCACCCGACCTGGAGCCCGGCGGCGATCAAGTCGGCGCTGATGACCACGGCGTACGTGAGGGACAACCGCAACGGCACGATGGTGGACGAGTCGAcgggcgcggtggccggcgcgtTCGACTTCGGCGCCGGGCACGTGGACCCGATGCGCGCCATGGACCCGGGACTCGTCTACGACATCGCCCCGCGGGACTACGTCAGCTTCCTCTGCAACCTCAACTACACGGAGCAGAACATCCGCGCCATCACGCGGCGCCAGGCGGactgccgcggcgcgcggcgcgccgggcaCGCGGGCAATCTCAACTACCCGTCCCTCTCCGCAAcgttcaccgccgccggcggcaggtcggcggcgacgacgatgaggacCCACTTCATCCGGACGGCGACCaacgtcggcggcgggcgggcggtgtAC
The Panicum virgatum strain AP13 chromosome 6N, P.virgatum_v5, whole genome shotgun sequence genome window above contains:
- the LOC120679334 gene encoding subtilisin-like protease SBT1.5 — protein: MALLMRPRCCHYPVLLPLLLVAAAAAAAGADEDAGGRGAERTYIVRVDADAKPSVYPTHAHWYEAAVLAATAGDGAGGWPEGGPLIHTYSAAFHGFSARMSPAAAAALASAPGVAAVVPERVRRLATTRSPRFLGLLSSPPSALLADSDFGADLVIAIVDTGISPAHRSFHDRGLGPIPARWRGVCASGPGFPPASCNRKLVGARFFSKGYEATSGRMNETAEVRSPLDTDGHGTHTASIAAGRYVFPASTLGYARGVAAGMAPKARLAAYKVCWVGGCFDSDILAAFDAAVADGVDVVSLSVGGVVVPYYLDAIAIGAFGATEAGIMVSASAGNGGPGGLTVTNVAPWMATVGAGSMDRAFPANVRLGDGQVLDGVSVYGGPVLEPGKMYELVYAGASGSGGGGASSSAADGYSASMCLDGSLDPAAVRGKIVVCDRGVNSRAAKGDVVRRAGAVGMVLANGAFDGEGLVADYHVLPATAVGAAAGEKLRKYIASSTKQRPATGTIVFEGTHLGVHPAPVVAAFSARGPNPQSPEILKPDLIAPGLNILAAWPSGVGPAGIPSDTRRTEFNILSGTSMACPHVSGLAAHPTWSPAAIKSALMTTAYVRDNRNGTMVDESTGAVAGAFDFGAGHVDPMRAMDPGLVYDIAPRDYVSFLCNLNYTEQNIRAITRRQADCRGARRAGHAGNLNYPSLSATFTAAGGRSAATTMRTHFIRTATNVGGGRAVYRASVSAPAGCNVTVQPRQLAFRRDGQRLSFTVRVEAAVAPGERMEPGSSEVRSGALTWSDGRHVVRSPIVVTVQAPLQ